Proteins encoded in a region of the Oscillatoria sp. FACHB-1407 genome:
- the thrC gene encoding threonine synthase, which produces MTQALELSTATPSTAATFNALKCKECGAEYEPKAIHVCEFCFGPLEVAYDYAALARQVTRKSIQAGPNSIWRYRPFLPVLSDNPIDVGTGMTPLLQANRLARRLGLKKLYIKNDAVNMPTLSFKDRVVSVALTRARELGFTTVSCASTGNLANSTAAIAAHAGLDCCVFIPADLEAGKILGTLIYGPTVMAVQGNYDQVNRLCSEVANSHGWGFVNINLRPYYSEGSKTLGYEVAEQLGWQLPDHIVAPLASGSLFTKIYKGFQEFIKVGLVDEKSVRFSGAQAEGCSPIAQAYREGRDFITPVKPSTIAKSIAIGNPADGVYAVDIARKTNGNIESVTDAEIIEGMKLLAETEGIFTETAGGTTIAVLKKLAEAGKIDPEETTVAYITGNGLKTQEAVQGYIGEPLTIEPKLDSFERALERSRTLERLEWQQVLV; this is translated from the coding sequence ATGACCCAGGCGTTAGAACTGTCAACCGCAACTCCGTCAACGGCTGCAACCTTCAATGCACTCAAATGTAAAGAGTGTGGCGCAGAGTACGAACCCAAAGCCATTCATGTGTGTGAGTTTTGCTTTGGTCCGCTCGAAGTCGCTTATGACTATGCAGCACTGGCTCGCCAAGTGACCCGTAAGAGCATCCAAGCTGGACCAAACTCCATCTGGCGTTATCGTCCGTTTTTGCCCGTGCTGAGTGACAACCCCATTGATGTGGGGACTGGCATGACTCCGTTGCTGCAAGCGAATCGGCTGGCCCGTCGCCTGGGTCTGAAAAAGCTTTATATCAAAAATGATGCCGTTAACATGCCCACCCTCAGCTTCAAAGATCGGGTGGTATCGGTGGCTCTGACTCGTGCTCGTGAACTGGGTTTCACAACCGTTTCTTGTGCTAGCACTGGCAACCTGGCAAACTCGACAGCGGCGATCGCGGCTCATGCAGGGCTAGACTGCTGTGTCTTCATCCCCGCCGATCTGGAAGCCGGAAAGATTTTGGGAACGTTGATTTACGGTCCAACGGTCATGGCTGTGCAGGGTAACTATGACCAGGTCAACCGCCTCTGTTCTGAAGTGGCAAACTCCCATGGTTGGGGCTTTGTCAACATCAACTTGCGTCCTTACTACTCAGAAGGCTCTAAAACTCTGGGCTACGAAGTGGCAGAGCAACTCGGCTGGCAACTGCCCGACCACATTGTTGCACCCCTTGCCTCTGGGTCACTGTTCACCAAGATTTACAAAGGTTTCCAGGAGTTTATCAAAGTCGGTTTAGTGGATGAGAAGAGTGTTCGCTTTAGCGGTGCTCAGGCTGAAGGTTGCTCCCCGATCGCCCAAGCCTATCGTGAAGGTCGCGATTTCATCACTCCAGTCAAACCCAGCACAATTGCCAAGTCGATCGCGATCGGCAACCCTGCTGATGGGGTTTATGCCGTTGATATTGCCCGTAAGACCAATGGCAACATTGAATCTGTTACCGATGCTGAAATCATTGAGGGCATGAAGCTGTTGGCTGAAACCGAAGGCATCTTCACCGAAACGGCGGGTGGCACCACGATCGCCGTTCTCAAGAAGCTGGCTGAAGCGGGCAAGATTGACCCTGAAGAAACCACGGTTGCTTACATCACGGGTAACGGCTTGAAGACTCAGGAAGCGGTTCAAGGCTACATTGGCGAACCGCTCACTATCGAACCCAAGCTTGACAGCTTTGAGCGTGCCCTCGAACGCTCCAGAACCCTTGAGCGACTTGAGTGGCAACAGGTCTTGGTTTAA
- a CDS encoding MoaD/ThiS family protein, whose protein sequence is MSVKVLIPTPLQKFTRDQATIECDGGTIAELLDSLEQSFPGIKARLCDEQGQLRRFVNFYVNSEDIRFLDGANTPLNAGDEVSIVPAVAGG, encoded by the coding sequence ATGTCTGTTAAAGTTCTGATTCCAACCCCGCTGCAAAAATTCACTCGTGATCAAGCCACTATTGAATGCGATGGAGGCACGATCGCGGAGCTACTTGACTCCCTGGAGCAAAGTTTTCCTGGCATCAAAGCCCGCTTGTGTGATGAACAGGGGCAACTCCGCCGCTTTGTCAATTTCTACGTCAACAGTGAAGATATTCGCTTCCTGGATGGAGCTAACACTCCCCTCAATGCTGGAGATGAGGTCAGCATTGTACCTGCTGTCGCTGGGGGCTGA